The Silene latifolia isolate original U9 population unplaced genomic scaffold, ASM4854445v1 scaffold_134, whole genome shotgun sequence genome has a window encoding:
- the LOC141637698 gene encoding uncharacterized protein LOC141637698, producing MPGDDGKATKIKSIPSSSVLYLHPSDNPSLSLTQISFNGYNYDLWAAAVKNGLDAKNKLSFVEGKVKRPSDVDGEDIEVVAWRSCNAMLKAWLRNVIDPKLHSSIAVELTVAEIWEELKNRYSAGNAPRVHQLKGELMECKQGRLTVVEYYTKLKTIWDELANYIKIPACTCGAASVIAKEKEEEKVHQFLMGLDKNLYGHVRNNLLMEDPITTLPRAYALILREERDSNMTKVEEESNEAAMAVRSYGVRKSKGSYSK from the coding sequence ATGCCAGGAGACGATGGCAAAGCTACAAAAATAAAAAGTATTCCCTCAAGTTCCGTCCTATACCTCCATCCATCTGATAATCCCAGCCTATCTCTCACCCAAATCAGTTTTAATGGCTACAACTACGACTTATGGGCTGCCGCAGTAAAAAATGGTTTGGATGCCAAGAATAAGTTGAGCTTTGTTGAAGGAAAGGTTAAAAGACCATCAGATGTTGACGGAGAAGATATCGAGGTAGTAGCATGGAGATCGTGTAATGCCATGTTAAAAGCATGGCTACGGAATGTAATCGATCCAAAATTACATTCGAGCATTGCAGTTGAATTAACTGTGGCTGAAATATGGGAGGAATTAAAGAACCGCTACTCGGCTGGAAACGCACCAAGGGTGCATCAATTAAAAGGGGAATTGATGGAATGTAAGCAAGGGAGATTGACGGTTGTTGAGTATTACACAAAACTCAAAACCATTTGGGATGAACTTGCTAATTACATCAAGATTCCGGCCTGTACTTGTGGTGCAGCATCTGTGATAGCGAAAGAGAAGGAAGAGGAGAAGGTCCATCAATTTCTGATGGGACTCGATAAGAATCTATACGGCCATGTCCGTAACAATTTGTTGATGGAAGACCCCATCACCACATTACCTCGTGCATATGCGCTAATATTGCGTGAAGAGAGAGATTCAAACATGACAAAGGTGGAAGAAGAAAGCAATGAAGCAGCCATGGCCGTGAGGTCTTATGGAGTAAGAAAAAGCAAGGGGAGTTACTCAAAGTAG